The Spirosoma oryzicola genome contains a region encoding:
- the aac(6') gene encoding aminoglycoside 6'-N-acetyltransferase, which translates to MRIEEVSEDTVEEWLPLALALWPDDSTDEMRETLDSIIQSPGQTGFLARNEGGLAVGFINLSLRSDYVPGADQTPVAYVEGIYVAPDQQQQGIGRALIERAEHWATTQGCSELASDVMLGNALGENFHNKVGFEEIERVIFFIKKIQ; encoded by the coding sequence ATGCGGATTGAAGAAGTAAGCGAAGACACGGTTGAGGAGTGGTTACCACTGGCGCTAGCGCTGTGGCCAGACGATTCAACCGACGAAATGCGGGAGACATTAGACAGCATTATTCAATCGCCCGGTCAAACGGGTTTTCTAGCCCGCAACGAGGGTGGACTAGCCGTTGGGTTTATCAATCTTTCGCTCCGTTCAGATTATGTACCGGGCGCAGACCAAACACCCGTTGCTTACGTAGAAGGCATTTACGTTGCGCCAGATCAGCAACAGCAGGGAATCGGTCGGGCGCTTATTGAGCGGGCCGAACATTGGGCAACGACGCAGGGGTGCAGTGAGTTGGCTTCAGACGTGATGTTGGGCAATGCACTGGGAGAAAACTTTCACAACAAAGTTGGCTTTGAGGAAATAGAACGGGTTATTTTCTTTATTAAAAAGATTCAGTAA